A single region of the Streptomyces sp. NBC_01803 genome encodes:
- a CDS encoding ATP-binding protein, whose protein sequence is MARRGRLRIYLGAAPGVGKTYAMLSEAHRRAERGADLVVALVEHHDRPRTQVLLHGLEQVPRREIRYRDGVFTEMDTDAVLRRRPSVALVDELAHTNVPGSRNEKRWQDIDELLDAGIDVVSTVNIQHLESLGDVVEAITGVRQRETVPDEVVRRADQIELVDMAPEALRRRMAHGNIYAPDKVDAALSHYFRPGNLTALRELALLWTADRVDAYLRRYRSEHGIRSTWYARERIVVGLTGGPEGSTLIRRAARMAAKSSGSEILAVYISRADGLTSASPRELAAQRTLVEQLGGTFHHVLGDDIPHALLDFARGVNANQIVLGSSRRKSWQYVFGPGVGATVARESGSDIDVHIVTHDEVARGRGLPAARGARLGRSRTVSGWVIGVAGPPLLAAVLTAPAAGAGFASDILLFLSVTVLAALVGGLYPGLTSAAVGSLLLNYYFARPLHRWTIADADNVVAIVVFFAIAVAVATVVDHSARRTQQAARLRAESETLTLLADSVLRGDDTLDALLARARETFGMETAALLERDTERRTWSCVRSVSRVPGARPVNVPEDADADVPVGDHAMLALSGRVLPAEDHRVLTAFAAHAAAILDRERLKNEAGRAHKLAEGNRIRTALLAAVSHDLRTPLAAIKASVSSLRSDDVAWSEEDRADLLESIEQGADRLDQLVGNLLDASRLQTGTVEPLIRDIDLDEVVPRALGGVPEAGVELDIPESLPFVAADPGLLERAVANVVENAAKYSPRELPVLVRASALGERVELRVVDRGPGVPDSDKNRIFEPFQRYGDTPRGNGVGLGLAVARGFAEAMGGTLDAEDTPGGGLTMVLTLPAAGGAQQGPDVPPDATEERTAHAPGARGR, encoded by the coding sequence ATGGCTCGCCGCGGCAGACTCCGCATCTACCTGGGCGCGGCCCCCGGTGTCGGCAAGACCTACGCCATGCTCTCCGAGGCGCACCGCAGGGCCGAGCGCGGCGCGGACCTGGTCGTCGCGCTCGTCGAGCACCACGACCGGCCGCGCACCCAGGTGCTGCTGCACGGCCTGGAGCAGGTGCCGCGCCGCGAGATCCGTTACCGGGACGGCGTCTTCACCGAGATGGACACCGACGCCGTGCTGCGACGCCGGCCGAGCGTCGCGCTGGTGGACGAACTGGCCCACACCAACGTGCCGGGCTCGCGGAACGAGAAGCGCTGGCAGGACATCGACGAGCTGCTCGACGCGGGGATCGACGTCGTATCGACAGTCAACATCCAGCACCTGGAGTCCCTGGGCGACGTGGTGGAGGCGATCACCGGCGTCCGGCAGCGGGAGACCGTGCCCGACGAGGTGGTCCGCCGGGCCGACCAGATCGAGCTGGTGGACATGGCCCCGGAGGCGCTGCGCCGCCGCATGGCGCACGGCAACATCTACGCGCCGGACAAGGTGGACGCGGCGCTGTCGCACTACTTCCGCCCGGGGAATCTGACCGCGCTGCGGGAGCTGGCGCTGCTGTGGACGGCGGATCGCGTGGACGCCTATCTGCGGCGGTATCGCAGCGAGCACGGCATCCGCTCCACCTGGTACGCCCGCGAGCGCATCGTCGTCGGCCTCACCGGCGGCCCCGAGGGCAGCACCCTCATCCGCCGGGCCGCGCGCATGGCCGCCAAGAGCTCCGGCAGCGAGATCCTCGCCGTCTACATCTCCCGTGCCGACGGCCTCACCTCCGCGTCGCCGCGCGAGCTGGCGGCGCAGCGGACCCTGGTGGAACAGCTCGGCGGAACGTTCCACCACGTGCTCGGCGACGACATCCCCCACGCGCTGCTGGACTTCGCGCGCGGGGTCAACGCCAACCAGATCGTCCTGGGCTCCAGCCGCCGCAAGTCCTGGCAGTACGTCTTCGGCCCCGGCGTCGGCGCCACCGTGGCGCGGGAGTCCGGCTCCGACATCGACGTGCACATCGTCACCCACGACGAGGTGGCCAGGGGCCGGGGCCTGCCCGCCGCGCGGGGTGCCCGGCTGGGCCGCTCCCGCACCGTCAGCGGCTGGGTCATCGGCGTGGCCGGGCCGCCGCTGCTCGCCGCCGTGCTGACTGCTCCGGCGGCGGGCGCCGGGTTCGCCAGCGACATCCTCCTCTTCCTTTCCGTGACGGTGCTGGCCGCCCTGGTCGGCGGCCTCTACCCCGGGCTGACCTCGGCGGCGGTCGGCTCGCTGCTGCTGAACTACTACTTCGCGCGCCCGCTGCACCGTTGGACCATCGCCGACGCGGACAACGTGGTGGCGATCGTGGTGTTCTTCGCGATCGCCGTCGCCGTCGCCACCGTCGTGGACCACTCCGCGCGCCGCACCCAGCAGGCCGCCCGGCTGCGCGCGGAGTCCGAGACCCTGACGTTGCTCGCCGACAGTGTGCTGCGCGGCGACGACACCCTCGACGCGCTGCTCGCCCGCGCCAGGGAGACGTTCGGCATGGAGACCGCCGCGCTGCTGGAGCGCGACACCGAGCGCCGCACGTGGAGCTGCGTGCGCAGCGTGTCGAGGGTGCCCGGCGCCAGACCGGTCAACGTCCCCGAGGACGCCGACGCGGACGTGCCCGTCGGCGACCACGCGATGCTGGCCCTGTCGGGACGCGTCCTGCCCGCCGAGGACCACCGCGTGCTCACCGCCTTCGCCGCTCACGCCGCCGCCATCCTCGACAGGGAGCGGCTGAAGAACGAGGCGGGCCGCGCGCACAAACTGGCCGAGGGCAACCGCATCCGCACCGCGCTGCTCGCCGCCGTCTCCCACGACCTGCGCACCCCCCTGGCCGCCATCAAGGCGAGCGTCTCGTCGCTGCGCTCGGACGACGTCGCCTGGTCCGAGGAGGACCGCGCCGACCTGCTGGAGAGCATCGAGCAGGGCGCCGACCGGCTCGACCAGCTCGTCGGGAACCTGCTGGACGCCTCCCGCCTCCAGACCGGCACGGTCGAACCCCTGATCAGGGACATCGACCTGGACGAGGTGGTGCCCAGGGCTCTCGGCGGCGTCCCGGAGGCCGGCGTCGAGCTGGACATCCCCGAGTCGCTGCCGTTCGTCGCCGCCGACCCTGGGCTGCTGGAGCGCGCCGTCGCGAACGTCGTGGAGAACGCCGCCAAGTACAGCCCGCGCGAACTGCCCGTGCTGGTGCGGGCCAGCGCGCTGGGGGAACGGGTCGAGCTGCGGGTCGTGGACCGCGGCCCCGGCGTTCCGGACAGCGACAAGAACCGGATCTTCGAGCCGTTCCAGCGATACGGCGACACCCCGCGCGGGAACGGCGTCGGGCTCGGGCTCGCCGTCGCGCGCGGCTTCGCCGAGGCGATGGGCGGCACACTCGACGCCGAGGACACCCCGGGCGGCGGGCTCACCATGGTCCTCACGCTCCCCGCGGCGGGCGGCGCACAGCAAGGGCCGGACGTACCGCCGGACGCGACGGAGGAAAGGACGGCCCATGCACCGGGTGCTCGTGGTCGATGA
- the kdpC gene encoding potassium-transporting ATPase subunit KdpC encodes MGRPLWAAVRALLVLTVVTGVIYPLAVTGIAQAAFEDEADGSLVEADGRAAGSDLIGQTWNGPGGRPDPHWFQPRPSHSGYDPTATGSGQLGASDPALLETVREAREQVAAFNGVPVTEVPPDAVTGSASAIDPHISPEYAGIQAARVAEANGLPRADVQRLVEEHTEGRDLGFLGDERANVLRLNIALRRLVQG; translated from the coding sequence ATGGGCCGCCCCCTGTGGGCCGCGGTCCGAGCGCTCCTCGTCCTCACCGTGGTGACCGGGGTGATCTACCCGCTCGCCGTCACCGGCATCGCCCAGGCCGCCTTCGAGGACGAGGCCGACGGCTCCCTGGTGGAGGCGGACGGCCGGGCGGCCGGTAGCGACCTCATCGGTCAGACGTGGAACGGCCCCGGTGGCCGGCCCGACCCTCACTGGTTCCAGCCCCGGCCCTCCCACAGCGGCTACGACCCCACGGCCACCGGCTCCGGCCAGCTCGGCGCGAGCGACCCGGCGCTGCTGGAGACGGTCCGCGAGGCGAGGGAACAGGTCGCCGCGTTCAACGGCGTGCCCGTGACCGAGGTGCCGCCGGACGCCGTGACCGGCTCGGCCTCCGCGATCGACCCGCACATCTCCCCGGAGTACGCCGGGATCCAGGCGGCCCGTGTCGCCGAAGCCAACGGCCTGCCGCGCGCCGATGTCCAGCGGCTGGTCGAGGAGCACACCGAGGGCCGGGACCTCGGATTCCTCGGCGACGAACGGGCCAACGTTCTGCGGCTCAACATCGCGCTGCGCCGGCTTGTCCAGGGCTGA
- the kdpB gene encoding potassium-transporting ATPase subunit KdpB: protein MTTTPAPALPREESAPQDPAEAERPPRTNHGAFAPRQLWESLPEALRKLHPRVMITSPVMFVVEVSSVLTTVLAVTDPGDWFGWTIAAWLWLTVLFANLAEAVAEGRGRAQAASLRRARTDVVARRLTERGDEEQVPGTALRVGDRVVCEAGDVIPGDGDVVEGVASVDESAITGESAPVIRESGGDRSAVTGGTRVLSDRIVIRITTKPGETFLDRMIFLVEGAARQRTPNEIALNILLASLTIVFLLAVVSLQPFAVYAGAEQSLIVLTALLVCLIPTTIGALLSAIGIAGMDRLVQRNVLATSGRAVEAAGDVSTLLLDKTGTITYGNRQAAGFLPAPGVTEAELAEAAQLSSLADETPEGRSIVTLATGRYGQAVRDRDEVPDAAWVPFTAQTRMSGVDTAERHVRKGSVAAVTGWVTDLGGTVPGVTLGAVGSISAQGGTPLLVAVRVAGNARVLGAVHLKDVVKDGIRERFEQLRRMGIKTVMITGDNARTAKAIAEEAGVDDYLAEATPEDKMALIKREQAGGRLVAMTGDGTNDAPALAQADVGVAMNTGTSAAKEAGNMVDLDSDPTKLIDIVRIGKQLLITRGALTTFSIANDIAKYFAIIPAMFAVAYPSLDDLNIMGLSSPESAILSAVVFNALIIIALVPLALRGVAYRPMGADRMLRRNLAVFGVGGLIAPFAGIKLIDLFISLIPGIG from the coding sequence ATGACCACCACCCCTGCCCCGGCGCTTCCCCGAGAGGAATCCGCCCCCCAGGACCCCGCCGAAGCGGAGAGACCGCCCCGGACGAACCACGGCGCGTTCGCCCCCCGGCAGCTCTGGGAGTCGCTGCCGGAAGCCCTGCGCAAGCTCCACCCCCGGGTGATGATCACCTCACCCGTGATGTTCGTGGTCGAGGTCAGCTCCGTCCTCACCACCGTCCTCGCCGTGACGGACCCCGGGGACTGGTTCGGCTGGACCATCGCCGCATGGCTGTGGCTGACCGTCCTCTTCGCCAATCTCGCGGAAGCCGTCGCCGAGGGCCGCGGCCGGGCGCAGGCCGCCTCGCTGCGCCGGGCCAGGACCGACGTCGTCGCCCGCCGGCTGACCGAGCGGGGCGACGAGGAGCAGGTGCCGGGCACCGCGCTGCGCGTCGGCGACCGGGTCGTCTGCGAGGCAGGGGACGTGATCCCGGGCGACGGCGATGTGGTCGAGGGGGTCGCCTCCGTCGACGAGTCCGCCATCACCGGCGAGTCCGCACCCGTCATCCGCGAGTCCGGCGGCGACCGCTCGGCGGTCACCGGCGGCACCCGGGTGTTGTCGGACCGGATCGTCATCCGGATCACCACCAAGCCGGGCGAAACGTTCCTGGACCGCATGATCTTCCTGGTCGAGGGCGCGGCCCGGCAGCGGACGCCCAACGAGATCGCGCTCAACATCCTGCTCGCGAGTCTGACCATCGTGTTCCTGCTCGCCGTGGTCAGCCTCCAGCCGTTCGCCGTCTACGCGGGCGCCGAACAGTCCCTGATCGTCCTCACCGCGCTGTTGGTCTGCCTCATCCCGACCACCATCGGCGCCCTGCTGTCCGCCATCGGCATCGCCGGGATGGACCGCCTCGTCCAGCGCAACGTGCTCGCCACCTCCGGCCGCGCCGTCGAGGCCGCGGGCGACGTGTCCACGCTGCTGCTCGACAAGACCGGCACCATCACCTACGGAAACCGGCAGGCGGCCGGGTTCCTGCCCGCCCCGGGGGTGACGGAGGCGGAGCTCGCGGAGGCGGCGCAGCTCTCCTCCCTGGCCGACGAGACGCCCGAGGGCCGTTCCATCGTCACTCTGGCGACCGGGCGCTACGGGCAGGCGGTCCGGGACCGCGACGAGGTGCCCGACGCGGCGTGGGTCCCGTTCACCGCCCAGACCCGGATGTCCGGGGTGGACACGGCGGAACGGCACGTCCGCAAAGGCTCGGTCGCCGCCGTCACCGGCTGGGTCACCGACCTCGGCGGCACCGTTCCCGGCGTCACCCTGGGTGCCGTGGGGTCCATCAGTGCCCAGGGCGGCACGCCCCTGCTCGTCGCGGTGCGCGTGGCGGGGAACGCCCGGGTGCTGGGAGCGGTCCACCTCAAGGACGTCGTGAAGGACGGCATCCGGGAACGGTTCGAGCAGCTCCGCCGGATGGGCATCAAGACCGTCATGATCACCGGCGACAACGCCAGGACGGCGAAGGCGATCGCTGAGGAGGCCGGTGTTGACGACTACCTCGCCGAGGCCACGCCCGAGGACAAGATGGCCCTCATCAAGCGGGAACAGGCGGGCGGCCGGCTGGTCGCCATGACGGGCGACGGGACGAACGACGCCCCCGCCCTGGCCCAGGCGGACGTGGGCGTCGCCATGAACACCGGGACCTCGGCCGCGAAGGAGGCCGGGAACATGGTGGACCTGGACTCCGATCCCACCAAGCTGATCGACATCGTCCGGATCGGAAAACAACTGCTCATCACGCGCGGCGCGCTGACCACCTTCTCCATCGCCAACGACATCGCGAAATACTTCGCGATCATCCCGGCCATGTTCGCGGTGGCCTACCCGAGCCTGGACGACCTCAACATCATGGGACTGTCCAGCCCCGAGTCCGCGATCCTGTCGGCGGTCGTCTTCAACGCGCTGATCATCATCGCGCTGGTGCCGCTCGCTTTGCGCGGCGTCGCCTACCGGCCGATGGGCGCCGACCGGATGCTCCGCCGCAACCTCGCCGTGTTCGGCGTCGGCGGCCTGATCGCCCCCTTCGCCGGCATCAAGCTCATCGACCTGTTCATCTCCCTCATACCGGGCATCGGGTGA
- the kdpA gene encoding potassium-transporting ATPase subunit KdpA, which yields MNETAADVLQISALVVALVLVHRPFGDYMAAVYSSDRHLRVERWIYRSIGADPDAEMRWPAYLRGVLALSAVGVVFLYAFQRVQDRLPLSRGFDPIPPDQAFNTAVSFVSNTNWQSYSGEAAMGHLIQAGGLAVQNFLSAAVGMAVAIALVRGFARFRTGELGNFWADLVRGVVRVLLPVAAAAAVVLVALGAIQNFSGGTDVHTLTGATQHITGGPIASQEAIKDLGTNGGGPYNANSAHPFENPDGISNILEIFLLLVIPFSLPRTFGRMVGSVRQGYAIVAAMAVIWLAAVVAVTVIEHQAPGSASQLAGGGTEGKEQRFGIGGSSLFAVSTTMTSTGSVNSFHDSYQGLSGGVLIAGMVLGEIAPGGVGSGLYGMLIMAVIAVFIAGLMVGRTPEYLGKKIDTREIKLAACAILVTPALVLIGTALAMALPDGEEAMTNVGPHGFSEVLYAYASAANNNGSAFAGLGANTEFFNTTLGITMLLGRFLPMVFVLALAGSLAERQRVPVTAGTLSTHKPLFSGLLVATTVIVAGLTFFPALSLGPLAEGLAV from the coding sequence GTGAACGAGACAGCAGCGGACGTGCTCCAGATATCCGCCCTGGTCGTGGCGCTGGTGCTGGTGCACCGCCCCTTCGGCGACTACATGGCGGCCGTGTACTCCTCCGACAGACATCTACGCGTGGAGAGATGGATCTACCGCTCCATCGGTGCCGACCCGGACGCGGAGATGCGCTGGCCGGCCTACCTGCGCGGGGTGCTCGCGCTCTCCGCGGTCGGCGTGGTCTTCCTCTACGCCTTCCAGCGCGTGCAGGACCGCCTCCCGCTCTCGCGCGGCTTCGACCCGATCCCTCCCGACCAGGCGTTCAACACGGCCGTCTCCTTCGTGTCGAACACCAACTGGCAGTCGTACTCCGGCGAAGCCGCGATGGGCCATCTGATCCAGGCCGGTGGTCTGGCGGTGCAGAACTTCCTGTCCGCCGCCGTCGGCATGGCGGTCGCGATCGCGCTGGTGCGCGGCTTCGCCCGCTTCCGCACCGGCGAACTCGGCAACTTCTGGGCCGACCTGGTGCGCGGTGTCGTCCGCGTCCTGCTGCCCGTCGCGGCGGCGGCCGCCGTCGTGCTGGTCGCGCTCGGCGCCATCCAGAACTTCTCGGGCGGCACCGACGTCCACACCCTCACCGGCGCCACCCAGCACATCACGGGCGGCCCGATCGCGTCGCAGGAGGCGATCAAGGACCTGGGCACCAACGGCGGCGGCCCCTACAACGCCAACTCCGCCCACCCCTTCGAGAACCCCGACGGCATCAGCAACATCCTGGAGATCTTCCTGCTGCTGGTGATCCCGTTCTCGCTGCCGCGCACCTTCGGCAGGATGGTCGGCAGCGTGCGGCAGGGCTACGCCATCGTCGCCGCCATGGCCGTGATCTGGCTGGCCGCCGTCGTGGCCGTCACCGTCATCGAGCACCAGGCGCCCGGCTCCGCGTCGCAGCTCGCGGGCGGCGGCACGGAGGGCAAGGAGCAGCGGTTCGGCATCGGCGGCTCCTCGCTCTTCGCCGTCTCCACCACCATGACCTCCACCGGCTCGGTCAACTCCTTCCACGACTCCTACCAGGGCCTGTCCGGCGGCGTGCTGATCGCCGGCATGGTGCTCGGCGAGATCGCGCCCGGCGGGGTCGGTTCCGGCCTCTACGGCATGCTGATCATGGCTGTGATCGCGGTGTTCATCGCCGGTCTGATGGTCGGCCGCACCCCCGAGTACCTGGGCAAGAAGATCGACACGCGCGAGATCAAGCTCGCCGCCTGCGCCATCCTGGTCACGCCCGCGCTGGTGCTGATCGGCACGGCCCTGGCCATGGCGTTGCCGGACGGCGAGGAGGCGATGACCAACGTCGGCCCGCACGGCTTCTCCGAGGTCCTCTACGCCTACGCGTCCGCCGCCAACAACAACGGCAGCGCGTTCGCCGGCCTCGGCGCCAACACCGAGTTCTTCAACACCACCCTCGGCATCACGATGCTGCTGGGCCGGTTCCTGCCGATGGTCTTCGTGCTGGCCCTGGCCGGTTCGCTCGCCGAACGGCAGCGGGTGCCGGTCACCGCCGGCACCCTCAGCACCCACAAACCCCTCTTCAGCGGGCTGCTCGTCGCCACCACCGTGATCGTGGCCGGGCTGACGTTCTTCCCCGCTCTCTCCCTCGGCCCCCTCGCGGAAGGACTCGCCGTATGA
- the kdpF gene encoding K(+)-transporting ATPase subunit F codes for MTAENIAGLCVAAALLGYLVVALLFPEKF; via the coding sequence GTGACCGCGGAAAACATCGCCGGGCTGTGCGTCGCCGCGGCGCTGCTCGGCTACCTGGTTGTCGCCCTGCTGTTTCCCGAGAAGTTCTGA
- a CDS encoding tyrosine-type recombinase/integrase, translating into MTAPFLAITAEDTDGRWSWPIIPDRYDTTVAVRPAEAQAVLDLGVRNLRRLQHHDPAAPGWRVIARLLGPLEAVNATLNSPPTPHRRRAMLDVIALLLTHSAQTGRTYWGWTTQEWTPLLGRTQAEFRQHARAWTGDEVRLYLAAHAYLLGSFNEFHQLGSFQRLTLSWRIFGRDRVTSEIARIRTVLRTWGYQLGEADDTLLPSVTCQLFLLNRSPHLEDMDTALFVRVRRDRLLEGARLNTLHALQRAVAELGFCDPPLQSAGRHSARATGGAQIWERWANRWHGTSTLTPRVRGSIRSTLLRVGRWIAAEQPNAADPTDWTRQTCATWIAALDRMKVGDYVQRTVGLKDRLGKPLEAPTKAGQITALRTFFRDCQEWEWLPRRFDPLRALAIPRSITALLGPDPRVIADEVWAKLLWAGLNLDPADLPQTRSGHFYPFELVRAVTLTWLFSGQRSNEIARLRLGCIRWQHDGNSIAGDSQQVLARDAVCLLDVPTHKTGTAFTKPVDPILGQAIDAWQTVRPDQPKFTDRRTGEHVELLFAVRARRLSTSYINNTIIPMLCRKAGVPDADVRGNITSHRARSTIASQLYNAKEPMTLFELQAWLGHRSPQSTQYYAKITPNTLSRAYSEAGYFERNVRTIEVLVDRDAVASGAAATGEPWQHYDLGHGYCTYTFFEQCQHRMACARCDFYTPKDSTKAQLLEAKGNLQKMAVSIPLTEDEQAAVTDGQSALDRLLDRLADTPTPAGPTPRQIDVPTNATLLPILTVRQGKAQQA; encoded by the coding sequence GTGACCGCACCGTTCCTGGCCATCACCGCCGAGGACACCGACGGGCGCTGGTCCTGGCCGATCATCCCGGACCGCTACGACACGACCGTCGCGGTCCGCCCTGCCGAGGCACAGGCCGTCCTCGATCTCGGCGTGCGCAATCTGCGCCGGCTTCAGCACCACGACCCGGCCGCACCGGGATGGCGCGTGATCGCACGGCTGCTGGGACCGCTGGAGGCGGTCAACGCCACACTCAACTCGCCGCCCACCCCGCACCGCCGACGGGCCATGCTCGACGTGATCGCCCTTCTGCTGACGCACAGCGCGCAGACCGGACGGACCTACTGGGGCTGGACTACGCAGGAATGGACCCCTCTACTCGGCCGCACCCAGGCCGAGTTCCGCCAGCACGCACGCGCCTGGACCGGGGACGAAGTCCGCCTCTACCTTGCGGCGCATGCCTACCTCCTCGGGTCCTTCAACGAGTTCCACCAGCTCGGCAGCTTCCAACGCCTCACACTGTCCTGGCGGATCTTCGGACGCGACCGCGTCACCAGCGAGATCGCCCGCATCCGCACGGTGCTTCGCACCTGGGGCTATCAACTGGGCGAGGCCGACGACACACTGCTGCCGTCGGTCACCTGCCAGCTGTTTCTGCTCAACCGCAGCCCGCACCTGGAAGACATGGACACCGCGCTGTTCGTCCGGGTCCGCCGCGACCGGCTGCTGGAGGGCGCCCGGCTGAACACCCTGCATGCTCTGCAGCGGGCGGTCGCCGAGCTTGGCTTCTGCGATCCACCACTACAGAGCGCCGGCCGTCACTCGGCGCGGGCCACCGGCGGCGCCCAGATCTGGGAGCGGTGGGCCAACCGCTGGCACGGCACCTCCACCCTCACCCCGCGCGTCCGCGGTAGCATCCGCTCCACCCTCCTGCGGGTCGGCCGGTGGATCGCCGCCGAACAGCCCAACGCCGCCGATCCCACCGACTGGACCCGGCAGACCTGCGCGACCTGGATCGCGGCACTGGACCGGATGAAGGTCGGTGACTACGTCCAGCGCACGGTCGGCCTCAAGGACCGGCTCGGCAAGCCGCTGGAGGCGCCCACCAAGGCCGGACAGATCACCGCGCTGCGGACGTTCTTTCGGGACTGCCAGGAATGGGAGTGGTTGCCCCGTCGCTTCGACCCACTACGCGCCTTGGCGATCCCGCGCAGCATCACCGCCCTCCTCGGCCCCGACCCGCGGGTGATCGCCGACGAGGTCTGGGCGAAGCTGTTGTGGGCCGGCCTCAACCTTGATCCCGCGGATCTTCCGCAGACCCGGTCCGGGCACTTCTATCCCTTCGAGCTGGTCCGCGCGGTCACTTTGACCTGGCTGTTCTCCGGTCAACGCAGCAACGAGATCGCCCGGCTGAGACTGGGTTGCATCCGCTGGCAGCACGACGGGAACTCGATCGCGGGCGACTCGCAGCAGGTGCTGGCCCGCGACGCGGTCTGCCTGCTCGACGTCCCGACCCACAAGACCGGCACCGCTTTCACCAAGCCGGTCGATCCGATCCTCGGCCAGGCCATCGACGCCTGGCAGACCGTCCGACCGGACCAGCCGAAGTTCACCGACCGCCGCACCGGCGAGCACGTCGAGCTGCTGTTCGCCGTCCGTGCCCGCCGTCTCTCCACCAGCTACATCAACAACACGATCATCCCGATGCTCTGCCGCAAGGCCGGAGTCCCGGACGCCGATGTCCGCGGGAACATCACCAGCCACCGAGCCCGGTCCACCATCGCCAGCCAGCTCTACAACGCCAAGGAGCCAATGACGCTGTTCGAGCTGCAAGCCTGGCTCGGACACCGGTCTCCGCAGTCCACGCAGTACTACGCGAAGATCACGCCGAACACTCTGTCCAGGGCATACTCCGAGGCGGGCTACTTCGAGCGGAACGTCCGCACCATCGAGGTCCTCGTCGACCGCGACGCGGTCGCCTCCGGCGCCGCTGCGACCGGCGAACCCTGGCAGCACTACGACCTCGGCCACGGCTACTGCACCTACACCTTCTTCGAGCAGTGCCAGCACCGCATGGCCTGCGCACGCTGCGACTTCTACACCCCCAAGGACTCCACGAAAGCCCAACTACTTGAAGCCAAGGGCAACTTGCAGAAGATGGCCGTCTCGATTCCACTCACCGAGGATGAGCAAGCAGCCGTCACCGACGGCCAGAGCGCGCTCGACCGCCTCCTCGACAGACTCGCCGACACCCCCACCCCGGCCGGGCCAACACCCCGACAGATCGACGTCCCAACGAACGCCACCCTCCTGCCGATCCTCACTGTCCGCCAGGGCAAAGCACAGCAAGCTTGA